A portion of the Vespula vulgaris chromosome 24, iyVesVulg1.1, whole genome shotgun sequence genome contains these proteins:
- the LOC127072232 gene encoding synembryn isoform X2: MHLNCLAALRILSRDKTDLDKIVTAEMVTLLLRLAELDCQKNEQQILSTNVSVESAKVLCNLLYHSFKVRELVIEKNCLENLINRINKYTVNSSHEMKLFDIKMLFIITALNTSTRNTVKELNGDFCLLNILDELLEQHKSNVSMSFSIKNDDVMLICDILKVLFNLYIHSEDSVIEEQEKNKKLTTCLYKFLYNKNWSKYKDLVSNVINLLTTIPLKNYIQMMQSNENNENNIVYQNTDVTTVSVVLEFLDQRLNYTENLLENLSPVVTVLIRLVKADKSVRKYVRLQVLPPLKDVMKRPEEGTTLKAKLCKLLTSPITKLRDIVAEFLFILCKENVSRMVKYTGYGNAAGMFANKGLLGRNQEKISYSESEDSDTEEYLKYKEQINPVTGCYEKIKPNLLEGMTDEQKEYEALQLVNLVDQLTRGGVVRPCRIGDDGKPKPIEHVLELQDELQKQQFRRESDSD; encoded by the exons ATGCATCTTAATTGTTTAGCTGCATTACGCATACTGAg CCGAGACAAAACTGATTTAGATAAAATTGTTACTGCAGAAATGGTAACGTTATTATTGCGATTAGCAGAACTGGATTGTCAGAAGAATGAACAACAGATACTATCTACAAATG TTTCTGTAGAATCTGCAAAAGTACTATGTAACTTATTATATCATAGTTTTAAAGTGCGAGAAttagtaatagaaaaaaattgtttagaaaACTTAATTAATCGCATTAATAAGTATACTGTCAATTCGTCAcatgaaatgaaattgtttgacattaaaatgttatttataattactgCATTAAATACATCAACAAGAAATACTGTGAAGGAGTTAAATGGAGATTTTTGTTTACTTAATATATTAGATGAATTATTGGAACAACATAAATCTAATGTATCTATGTCATTTTCTATCAAG AATGATGATGTAATGTTAATTTGtgatattttaaaagttttatttaacttatacatacattctgAAGATTCTGTGatagaagaacaagaaaaaaataaaaaattaacaacgtgtttatataaatttttatataataaaaattggtCAAAATATAAGGACCTTGTAAG caatgttataaatttattgacTACTATACCACTAAAAAACTATATACAGATGATGCAATCTaacgaaaacaatgaaaataatattgtatatcaGAATACTGATGTTACAACAGTATCTGTTGTACTGGAATTTTTAGATCAGAGATTAAATTATACAGAAAATCTATTAGAAAATCTTTCTCCAGTCGTCACTGTCCTTATTAGGCTCGTAAAAGCAGACAAATCTGTTCGAAAATATGTGAGATTACAg GTTTTACCACCATTGAAAGATGTGATGAAACGTCCAGAAGAAGGAACAACTTTAAAAGCAAAGTTATGTAAACTTTTAACTTCTCCGATCACCAAGTTGCGAGATATCGTTGCTGAATTTCTCTTTATACTTTGCAAGGAAAACg tTAGCCGTATGGTGAAGTATACTGGATATGGGAATGCAGCAGGTATGTTTGCAAATAAGGGATTACTAGGTCGTAATCAAGAGAAGATATCATATTCTGAATCAGAAGATAGTGATACCGAAGAATACTTAAAATACAAAGAGCA GATAAATCCAGTAACTGGTTGTTATGAAAAGATCAAACCAAATCTTTTAGAAGGTATGACTGACGAACAAAAGGAATACGAAGCGTTACAACTTGTTAATCTTGTAGATCAATTAACGAg agGAGGCGTAGTACGACCTTGTAGAATTGGAGACGACGGTAAACCAAAACCTATAGAACATGTTCTAGAACTACAAGACGAGTTACAAAAACAACAGTTCAGGCGGGAATCAGATtcagattaa
- the LOC127072232 gene encoding synembryn isoform X3: MVTLLLRLAELDCQKNEQQILSTNVSVESAKVLCNLLYHSFKVRELVIEKNCLENLINRINKYTVNSSHEMKLFDIKMLFIITALNTSTRNTVKELNGDFCLLNILDELLEQHKSNVSMSFSIKNDDVMLICDILKVLFNLYIHSEDSVIEEQEKNKKLTTCLYKFLYNKNWSKYKDLVSNVINLLTTIPLKNYIQMMQSNENNENNIVYQNTDVTTVSVVLEFLDQRLNYTENLLENLSPVVTVLIRLVKADKSVRKYVRLQVLPPLKDVMKRPEEGTTLKAKLCKLLTSPITKLRDIVAEFLFILCKENVSRMVKYTGYGNAAGMFANKGLLGRNQEKISYSESEDSDTEEYLKYKEQINPVTGCYEKIKPNLLEGMTDEQKEYEALQLVNLVDQLTRGGVVRPCRIGDDGKPKPIEHVLELQDELQKQQFRRESDSD, encoded by the exons ATGGTAACGTTATTATTGCGATTAGCAGAACTGGATTGTCAGAAGAATGAACAACAGATACTATCTACAAATG TTTCTGTAGAATCTGCAAAAGTACTATGTAACTTATTATATCATAGTTTTAAAGTGCGAGAAttagtaatagaaaaaaattgtttagaaaACTTAATTAATCGCATTAATAAGTATACTGTCAATTCGTCAcatgaaatgaaattgtttgacattaaaatgttatttataattactgCATTAAATACATCAACAAGAAATACTGTGAAGGAGTTAAATGGAGATTTTTGTTTACTTAATATATTAGATGAATTATTGGAACAACATAAATCTAATGTATCTATGTCATTTTCTATCAAG AATGATGATGTAATGTTAATTTGtgatattttaaaagttttatttaacttatacatacattctgAAGATTCTGTGatagaagaacaagaaaaaaataaaaaattaacaacgtgtttatataaatttttatataataaaaattggtCAAAATATAAGGACCTTGTAAG caatgttataaatttattgacTACTATACCACTAAAAAACTATATACAGATGATGCAATCTaacgaaaacaatgaaaataatattgtatatcaGAATACTGATGTTACAACAGTATCTGTTGTACTGGAATTTTTAGATCAGAGATTAAATTATACAGAAAATCTATTAGAAAATCTTTCTCCAGTCGTCACTGTCCTTATTAGGCTCGTAAAAGCAGACAAATCTGTTCGAAAATATGTGAGATTACAg GTTTTACCACCATTGAAAGATGTGATGAAACGTCCAGAAGAAGGAACAACTTTAAAAGCAAAGTTATGTAAACTTTTAACTTCTCCGATCACCAAGTTGCGAGATATCGTTGCTGAATTTCTCTTTATACTTTGCAAGGAAAACg tTAGCCGTATGGTGAAGTATACTGGATATGGGAATGCAGCAGGTATGTTTGCAAATAAGGGATTACTAGGTCGTAATCAAGAGAAGATATCATATTCTGAATCAGAAGATAGTGATACCGAAGAATACTTAAAATACAAAGAGCA GATAAATCCAGTAACTGGTTGTTATGAAAAGATCAAACCAAATCTTTTAGAAGGTATGACTGACGAACAAAAGGAATACGAAGCGTTACAACTTGTTAATCTTGTAGATCAATTAACGAg agGAGGCGTAGTACGACCTTGTAGAATTGGAGACGACGGTAAACCAAAACCTATAGAACATGTTCTAGAACTACAAGACGAGTTACAAAAACAACAGTTCAGGCGGGAATCAGATtcagattaa
- the LOC127072232 gene encoding synembryn isoform X1, protein MDDLARKLISGTYEEFSKNTLQVFIKNYEDKTKIERICNSQLREQIWEKLFEYLSKSEYASMHLNCLAALRILSRDKTDLDKIVTAEMVTLLLRLAELDCQKNEQQILSTNVSVESAKVLCNLLYHSFKVRELVIEKNCLENLINRINKYTVNSSHEMKLFDIKMLFIITALNTSTRNTVKELNGDFCLLNILDELLEQHKSNVSMSFSIKNDDVMLICDILKVLFNLYIHSEDSVIEEQEKNKKLTTCLYKFLYNKNWSKYKDLVSNVINLLTTIPLKNYIQMMQSNENNENNIVYQNTDVTTVSVVLEFLDQRLNYTENLLENLSPVVTVLIRLVKADKSVRKYVRLQVLPPLKDVMKRPEEGTTLKAKLCKLLTSPITKLRDIVAEFLFILCKENVSRMVKYTGYGNAAGMFANKGLLGRNQEKISYSESEDSDTEEYLKYKEQINPVTGCYEKIKPNLLEGMTDEQKEYEALQLVNLVDQLTRGGVVRPCRIGDDGKPKPIEHVLELQDELQKQQFRRESDSD, encoded by the exons aTGGATGATTTAGCgcgaaaattaatttctggGACATACGaagaattttctaaaaatactCTTCaagtatttatcaaaaat TATGAGGACAAAActaaaattgaaagaatatGCAATAGCCAGTTACGAGAGCAAATCTGGGAGAAATTGTTTGAATATCTATCTAAATCTGAGTATGCATCTATGCATCTTAATTGTTTAGCTGCATTACGCATACTGAg CCGAGACAAAACTGATTTAGATAAAATTGTTACTGCAGAAATGGTAACGTTATTATTGCGATTAGCAGAACTGGATTGTCAGAAGAATGAACAACAGATACTATCTACAAATG TTTCTGTAGAATCTGCAAAAGTACTATGTAACTTATTATATCATAGTTTTAAAGTGCGAGAAttagtaatagaaaaaaattgtttagaaaACTTAATTAATCGCATTAATAAGTATACTGTCAATTCGTCAcatgaaatgaaattgtttgacattaaaatgttatttataattactgCATTAAATACATCAACAAGAAATACTGTGAAGGAGTTAAATGGAGATTTTTGTTTACTTAATATATTAGATGAATTATTGGAACAACATAAATCTAATGTATCTATGTCATTTTCTATCAAG AATGATGATGTAATGTTAATTTGtgatattttaaaagttttatttaacttatacatacattctgAAGATTCTGTGatagaagaacaagaaaaaaataaaaaattaacaacgtgtttatataaatttttatataataaaaattggtCAAAATATAAGGACCTTGTAAG caatgttataaatttattgacTACTATACCACTAAAAAACTATATACAGATGATGCAATCTaacgaaaacaatgaaaataatattgtatatcaGAATACTGATGTTACAACAGTATCTGTTGTACTGGAATTTTTAGATCAGAGATTAAATTATACAGAAAATCTATTAGAAAATCTTTCTCCAGTCGTCACTGTCCTTATTAGGCTCGTAAAAGCAGACAAATCTGTTCGAAAATATGTGAGATTACAg GTTTTACCACCATTGAAAGATGTGATGAAACGTCCAGAAGAAGGAACAACTTTAAAAGCAAAGTTATGTAAACTTTTAACTTCTCCGATCACCAAGTTGCGAGATATCGTTGCTGAATTTCTCTTTATACTTTGCAAGGAAAACg tTAGCCGTATGGTGAAGTATACTGGATATGGGAATGCAGCAGGTATGTTTGCAAATAAGGGATTACTAGGTCGTAATCAAGAGAAGATATCATATTCTGAATCAGAAGATAGTGATACCGAAGAATACTTAAAATACAAAGAGCA GATAAATCCAGTAACTGGTTGTTATGAAAAGATCAAACCAAATCTTTTAGAAGGTATGACTGACGAACAAAAGGAATACGAAGCGTTACAACTTGTTAATCTTGTAGATCAATTAACGAg agGAGGCGTAGTACGACCTTGTAGAATTGGAGACGACGGTAAACCAAAACCTATAGAACATGTTCTAGAACTACAAGACGAGTTACAAAAACAACAGTTCAGGCGGGAATCAGATtcagattaa
- the LOC127072233 gene encoding N-acetyltransferase ESCO1 isoform X1, with protein MNHKYLYKRRKWREINAGVFHGIKKPKPPKLKVNKESSKEISKNVDKSVNKKQNYLKFSNVKQIDQIDTNKGTIIEKTILQVDSNKRFLKENISNSTIQQPNVANVIVNPSNKLKELNNQIERNESKNSLFKNSCKSSKSIDISLNDATDLDVERPEFKLIIKNSKIDDILKVLEDDWADDEYDNMETLVSNNMKNTFSPLKSIIPPSNIETSPTNELSKMMSMNIKDVPSIIYSKNSSSTIQNLNDMTEVEKENKEKYYPLFNKGYSMKNAENDVTKFTCGIKKSTKWQLSAKGGGSENQYQLDAGQKRFGATQCSECGIVYQLGDPEDENAHLNYHNSVKTLKFQGWKNERIIMEDPITSSRIILIEPNDSKQYWKKVSEILTVVDRDLGLVDSSLPNYTDKKVYLYIREKNILGVLVAEYIEIAHRMIPELIDLNCCTAESTPAKCGINVVWTAMSHRRQGIATKLVDTLRSKFFYGYIMSLEDIAFSVPTPSGKIFAEKYTKTKSFKVYN; from the exons atgaatcataaatatttatataagagaCGTAAGTGGCGTGAAATCAATGCCGGTGTGTTTCATGGAATTAAAAAACCAAAACCACCTAAGCtaaaagttaataaagaatcatctaaagaaatatctaaaaacGTTGATAaatctgtaaataaaaaacagaattatcttaaattttctaatgtaAAACAAATAGATCAAATAGATACCAATAAGGGAAcgattattgaaaaaacaatCCTGCAAGTTGATTCCAATAAAcgatttttgaaagaaaatatttctaattcaaCAATTCAACAACCTAATGTTGCTAATGTAATAGTAAATCCAAGTAATAAATTGAAGGAATTGAATAATCAGATTGAACGTAATGaatcaaaaaattctttatttaaaaattcatgcaAGTCGTCAAaatctatagatatatctttAAATGATGCTACAGATTTGGATGTAGAAAGACCAGAGTTCAAActtataataaagaatagcAAAATAGATGATATTTTGAAGGTATTGGAGGATGATTGGGCAGATGATGAATATGATAATATGGAGACATTAGTTagcaataatatgaaaaatactttttctccattaaaatctattattcCACCAAGCAATATAGAAACATCTCCAACAAATGAACTAAGCAAAATGATGTCTATGAATATTAAAGATGTACcatctattatatatagtaaaaattcttcttctactattCAAAATCTTAATGACATGACAGaagttgagaaagaaaataaggaaaaatattatcctttatttaataaaggatattctatgaaaaatgc AGAAAATGATGTTACAAAGTTTACAtgtggaataaaaaaatcaacaaaatGGCAATTATCAGCAAAAGGTGGTGGCAGCGAAAATCAGTATCAGTTAGATGCAGGTCAAAAACGGTTTGGTGCGACGCAATGTTCAGAATGTGGTATTGTGTATCAGTTGGGTGATCCTGAAGATGAAAATGCTCATTTGAATTATCATAATAGTGTGAAAACCTTAAAATTCCAA GGttggaaaaatgaaagaattattatgGAAGATCCTATAACATCAagtagaataattttaattgaaccAAATGATTCTAAGCAATATTGGAAAAAGGTATCAGAAATTTTAACTGTTGTAGATAGAGATTTAGGTCTAGTTGATTCATCTCTTCCAAACTATACTGATAAaaag gtatatttatacattagagaaaagaatatattaggTGTACTTGTAGCAGAATACATAGAAATTGCACATAGGATGATACCAGAATTGATTGATTTGAATTGTTGTACTGCTGAAAGTACACCAGCTAAGTGTGGTATAAATGTTGTATGGACAGCAATGAGTCATCGCAGACAAGGCATAGCCACTAAACTTGTAGATACTCTCAg ATCCAAATTTTTCTATGGATATATAATGTCGTTAGAAGATATCGCTTTCTCTGTTCCAACTCCAAGTGGAAAGATATTTGCCGAAAAATATACTAAAACGAAAAGTTTTAaggtttataattaa
- the LOC127072233 gene encoding N-acetyltransferase ESCO1 isoform X2, with translation MNHKYLYKRRKWREINAGVFHGIKKPKPPKLKVNKESSKEISKNVDKSVNKKQNYLKFSNVKQIDQIDTNKGTIIEKTILQVDSNKRFLKENISNSTIQQPNVANVIVNPSNKLKELNNQIEHLDVERPEFKLIIKNSKIDDILKVLEDDWADDEYDNMETLVSNNMKNTFSPLKSIIPPSNIETSPTNELSKMMSMNIKDVPSIIYSKNSSSTIQNLNDMTEVEKENKEKYYPLFNKGYSMKNAENDVTKFTCGIKKSTKWQLSAKGGGSENQYQLDAGQKRFGATQCSECGIVYQLGDPEDENAHLNYHNSVKTLKFQGWKNERIIMEDPITSSRIILIEPNDSKQYWKKVSEILTVVDRDLGLVDSSLPNYTDKKVYLYIREKNILGVLVAEYIEIAHRMIPELIDLNCCTAESTPAKCGINVVWTAMSHRRQGIATKLVDTLRSKFFYGYIMSLEDIAFSVPTPSGKIFAEKYTKTKSFKVYN, from the exons atgaatcataaatatttatataagagaCGTAAGTGGCGTGAAATCAATGCCGGTGTGTTTCATGGAATTAAAAAACCAAAACCACCTAAGCtaaaagttaataaagaatcatctaaagaaatatctaaaaacGTTGATAaatctgtaaataaaaaacagaattatcttaaattttctaatgtaAAACAAATAGATCAAATAGATACCAATAAGGGAAcgattattgaaaaaacaatCCTGCAAGTTGATTCCAATAAAcgatttttgaaagaaaatatttctaattcaaCAATTCAACAACCTAATGTTGCTAATGTAATAGTAAATCCAAGTAATAAATTGAAGGAATTGAATAATCAGATTGAAC ATTTGGATGTAGAAAGACCAGAGTTCAAActtataataaagaatagcAAAATAGATGATATTTTGAAGGTATTGGAGGATGATTGGGCAGATGATGAATATGATAATATGGAGACATTAGTTagcaataatatgaaaaatactttttctccattaaaatctattattcCACCAAGCAATATAGAAACATCTCCAACAAATGAACTAAGCAAAATGATGTCTATGAATATTAAAGATGTACcatctattatatatagtaaaaattcttcttctactattCAAAATCTTAATGACATGACAGaagttgagaaagaaaataaggaaaaatattatcctttatttaataaaggatattctatgaaaaatgc AGAAAATGATGTTACAAAGTTTACAtgtggaataaaaaaatcaacaaaatGGCAATTATCAGCAAAAGGTGGTGGCAGCGAAAATCAGTATCAGTTAGATGCAGGTCAAAAACGGTTTGGTGCGACGCAATGTTCAGAATGTGGTATTGTGTATCAGTTGGGTGATCCTGAAGATGAAAATGCTCATTTGAATTATCATAATAGTGTGAAAACCTTAAAATTCCAA GGttggaaaaatgaaagaattattatgGAAGATCCTATAACATCAagtagaataattttaattgaaccAAATGATTCTAAGCAATATTGGAAAAAGGTATCAGAAATTTTAACTGTTGTAGATAGAGATTTAGGTCTAGTTGATTCATCTCTTCCAAACTATACTGATAAaaag gtatatttatacattagagaaaagaatatattaggTGTACTTGTAGCAGAATACATAGAAATTGCACATAGGATGATACCAGAATTGATTGATTTGAATTGTTGTACTGCTGAAAGTACACCAGCTAAGTGTGGTATAAATGTTGTATGGACAGCAATGAGTCATCGCAGACAAGGCATAGCCACTAAACTTGTAGATACTCTCAg ATCCAAATTTTTCTATGGATATATAATGTCGTTAGAAGATATCGCTTTCTCTGTTCCAACTCCAAGTGGAAAGATATTTGCCGAAAAATATACTAAAACGAAAAGTTTTAaggtttataattaa
- the LOC127072231 gene encoding probable ATP-dependent RNA helicase DDX43: MAELQMNEGWNSDQEFEYPFSVEESIPSQKIHRTKTRFNNVRNYKNGSQQTKPHGLIINIDSKKVGKLIGKGGCNIKELQEKSNAKIKIEQSTTYGISTATLTGSQAAQNKAKELIDELLKDPPQPVKIEQEKKKQIPWSQINKRNHEEEPFSYPPIYKNFYKEDSVIAQMSAEHVAEIRLKNNNIEVQHVFDDEENTANELCIPNPIETFEQAFHNYPEVLQEIRKQGFTKPSPIQCQAWPILLSGKDMIGIAQTGTGKTLAFLLPALIHIVGQKTPFNERLGPNVLILAPTRELALQIEKEVGKYSYHDIKAVCVYGGGNRQDQIDTVTKGVQIVIATPGRLNDLVSVRAVDVRSVTYLVLDEADRMLDMGFEPQIRKSLLDVRSDRQTIMTSATWPPGVRRLARSYMQNPIQVFIGSLDLAAVHTVKQQIYMISEEDKMPMLYEFIHNMEPEDKVIVFFSKKARVDDLSSELALAHISCQSIHGGRDQEDRELAIEELKTGLVRILLATDVASRGLDIEDITHVFNYDFPRDIEEYVHRVGRTGRAGKTGESITFMTKDDWSHSKELISILEEASQLVPDELYSMAERYEAWKVKKAEERANNRSCGRGYKSGFSRQNRWGGKW, translated from the exons atggCAGAATTACA aatgAATGAAGGATGGAATAGTGATCAAGAATTTGAATATCCATTTTCTGTAGAAGAAAGTATACCTAGTCAAAAAATTCATAGAACAAAGACTAGATTTAATAAtgttagaaattataaaaatggttCACAACAAACAAAACCACATGgtctaattataaatatagattcAAAAAAAGTAGGTAAGCTTATAGGTAAAGGTGGTtgcaatataaaagaattacaagAGAAAAGTAATGCAAAGATTAAA ATAGAACAGTCTACTACATATGGTATTAGTACAGCTACTTTAACTGGATCTCAAGCAGCACAAAACAAAGCTAAAGAATTAAttgatgaattattaaaagatccTCCACAACCTGTGAAAATTGagcaggaaaagaaaaaacaaatcccTTGGAGTCAAATTAACAagagaaat CATGAAGAAGAGCCATTTTCCTATCCACCTATATACAAGAACTTTTACAAAGAGGATTCCGTTATCGCTCAAATGTCTGCGGAACATGTAGCAGAAATAAggttaaagaataataatattgaagttCAACATGTGTTtgatgatgaagaaaataCTGCTAACGAATTATGTATCCCTAATCCTATTGAAACGTTTGAACAAGCTTTTCAT aattatCCAGAAGTTCttcaagaaataagaaaacaaggTTTCACGAAACCAAGTCCGATACAATGCCAAGCATGGCCAATTCTACTTAGTGGCAAAGATATGATTGGTATAGCACAGACTGGAACag gcAAAACATTAGCATTTCTTTTACCTGCATTAATTCATATTGTTGGTCAAAAGACTCCTTTTAATGAAAGACTTGGTCCTAATGTTCTAATTTTGGCCCCAACTAGAGAATTAGCattacaaatagaaaaagaagtaggaaAATATTCATATCATGACATTAAAGC tgtttgtgtgtatggcGGTGGTAACCGACAAGATCAAATAGATACAGTAACAAAAGGTGTACAAATAGTCATAGCTACTCCAGGAAGATTAAATGATCTTGTATCAGTAAGAGCTGTAGATGTAAGATCTGTTACATATCTTGTACTAGACGAAGCGGATCGTATGCTGGATATGGGATTCGAACCTCAAATTAGGAAAAGCTTATTAGATGTGAGATCTGATAGACAAACTATAATGACAAg TGCTACATGGCCACCAGGTGTTAGACGCTTAGCACGATCGTATATGCAAAATCCAATTCAAGTATTTATTGGATCATTAGATTTAGCAGCTGTACATACAGTTaaacaacaaatttatatGATCAGTGAGGAAGACAAAATGCCTATG ttatatgaatttattcacAATATGGAACCTGAAGACAAagttattgtatttttttctaaaaaagcAAGAGTAGATGATTTATCAAGTGAGTTAGCTCTCGCACATATTAGTTGTCAAAGTATTCATGGTGGCAGAGATCAAGAAGACAGAGAACTAGCcatagaagaattaaaaacagGCTTGGTACGAATTCTTCTTGCAACTGATGTTGCCAGCAGAGGACTTGACATCGAGGATATAac ACATGTCTTCAATTATGACTTTCCACGTGACATAGAAGAATATGTTCATCGAGTTGGACGTACAGGACGCGCTGGTAAAACTGGAGAGAGTATAACATTTATGACCAAAGATGACTGGTCACATTCCAAAGAACTCATCAGTATTTTAGAAGAAGCTAGTcaa TTAGTGCCAGATGAGTTATACAGTATGGCTGAAAGATACGAAGCctggaaagtaaaaaaggcAGAAGAACGAGCGAATAATCGTTCATGTGGGCGAGGCTACAAGTCTGGCTTTAGTAGACAAAATAGATGGGGCGGAAAATGGTAA
- the LOC127072085 gene encoding probable ATP-dependent RNA helicase DDX17 has translation MGRYRSRSRDRDRRRRSRTRSRSRSPRDRRSWGGGAGRDRGISGRNNRGQPGANLRKPRWDLSRLEPFKKDFYIPTDVVQNRDPRMVEQYRSEKEITLKGKNIPNPVFTFEETGFPDYVLKEIKRQGFSEPTSIQAQGWPIALSGRDMVGIASTGSGKTLSYILPAIVHINSQPKLSRKDGPIALVLAPTRELAQQIQQVADDFGHSSGIRNTCLYGGAPKGAQARDLDGGVEIVIATPGRLLDFLESGRTNLKRCTYLVLDEADRMLDMGFEPQIRKIIEQIRPDRQTLMWSATWPKEVKNLAEDFLKDYAQINVGSLQLAANHNILQIIDVCQDYEKENKLSTLLKEIMAENENKTIVFIETKRRVDEITRKMKRDGWPAVCIHGDKTQQERDWVLQDFRSGKAPILVATDVAARGLDVEDVKFVINFDYPSCSEDYVHRIGRTGRRQKTGTAYTFFTPNNSNKANDLIQVLKEANQVINPKLLELAEGKSAAYGRHRGGRNRWRTRTGRNGKERSYTRSRSRSHSRERNGRTNRRSYSRSYSRSRSPVNNRTEVIGKSYWSSER, from the exons ATGGGACGCTATAGAAG cCGTAGTCGTGACAGAGACAGGAGACGTAGATCAAGAACAAGATCTCGTAGTCGATCACCTAGAGATAGAAGAAGTTGGGGAGGAGGCGCTGGTCGTGATAGAGGTATCAGTGGCCGTAATAACCGAGGTCAGCCTGGCGCTAATTTGCGAAAACCAAGATGGGATCTTAGTAGATTAGAGccttttaaaaaagatttttatataccaACCGATGTCGTACAGAATCGTGATCCACGTATGGTAGAACAGTatagaagtgaaaaagaaattactttgaaaggaaaaaatataccGAATCCTGTCTTTACATTTGAAGAAACAGGTTTTCCTGATTATGTACTTAAAGAAATCAA AAGGCAAGGTTTCAGTGAACCTACGTCAATACAGGCCCAAGGATGGCCAATTGCGTTAAGTGGACGAGATATGGTTGGAATCGCGTCTACGGGATCTGGTAAAACACTGTCATATATACTTCCTGCTATTGTTCATATTAATAGCCAGCCAAAACTAAGCCGAAAGGATGGTCCAATAGCATTGGTATTGGCTCCTACAAGAGAACTTGCTCAACAAATACAACAGGTTGCAGATGATTTTGGTCATTCATCGGGCATAAGAAATACTTGCTTGTATGGCGGTGCTCCTAAAGGAGCTCAAGCTAGAGATTTAGATGGAGGTGTCGAAATAGTTATAGCAACGCCAGGTAGATTGCTAGACTTTTTGGAATCAGGAAGAACAAATTTGAAAAGATGTACATATTTAGTATTAGACGAAGCAGATAGAATGTTGGACATGGGATTTGAGCCAcagattagaaaaattatagaacAAATAAGACCGGATAGACAAACATTAATGTGGTCAGCTACTTGGCCAAAAGAAGTGAAGAACTTAGCTGAAGACTTTCTTAAAGATTATGCTCAAATAAATGTAGGATCTTTACAACTTGCAGCaaatcataatattttacagATAATCGATGTATGCCAGgattatgaaaaagagaataa ATTAAGTACTCTTTTAAAAGAGATAATGgcagaaaatgaaaataaaactatagTATTTATTGAAACAAAACGTCGAGTTGAtgaaattacaagaaaaatgaaacgcgACGGTTGGCCAGCTGTTTGTATTCACGGAGATAAGACGCAGCAAGAAAGAGATTGGGTCTTACAAG attttagatCAGGCAAAGCACCTATTCTTGTTGCAACAGATGTAGCTGCACGTGGTCTTG ACGTTGAAGACGTCAAGTTTGTTATCAACTTTGACTACCCTTCTTGTTCAGAAGATTATGTTCATCGAATTGGACGTACAGGTCGACGACAAAAAACTGGAACTGCGTATACATTCTTCACACCCAATAATTCTAATAAGGCTAATGATTTAATTCAAGTATTAAAGGAAGCAAACCAAGTTATAAATCCGAAACTTTTAGAGCTTGCAGAAGGCAAATCAGCAGCTTATGGAAGGCATAGAG gtgGAAGAAACCGATGGCGAACTCGAACAGGTCGTAACGGTAAAGAACGAAGTTATACAAGAAGTCGAAGTCGAAGCCATAGTAGAGAACGTAATGGACGAACAAATCGTCGAAGTTATAGTCGTAGTTATTCCCGTAGTCGTAGTCCAGTGAATAATCGTACAG AAGTCATTGGGAAAAGTTATTGGAGTAGCGAAAGATGA